The window gaaaaaaatttaaataaattgtgaGGTCATTAAAAAGTACATTAGAAGAACCAATATAAAGTTCCATGCAGGTTTTCAATGAACACCCTATGACACAAAGGCTTTCTCCCTATAATTCTGAAGGAAACCATTTTATGAACAGTGTTACACTAAAGTATAGTTCAAATTGAGCCAGCTCTAACTAACAACTGAAAACAGGagaaattcaatttaattcatgACTTTGAGTCTCTAAATACATCTAGCTCCTGACTGTTCATGCACCAAGCAACTAATTCGTCACAAGTGTAAATTACAGATGTTGGTGGCTGCATGTTCGTCATTGAGACATTTGAAGACACAGGCTTTAATAACTACTGTAATTACCTAGTTTTGGATATTTCTTATGACTCATTACTATATCAAATGTTACAAGtggaaaaagtcaaattacaagtATTTATTTCAAGTTTATTCCAGGTCTTATCAGCCTAAACCCTTTCTCCTCTAACATGATTTCAGATTGTGtgacacaacaaaaaaattcaatagtTTCATCAAACCAAAGGAGTGTAAATTATGACTTGTTCAATAAGTCTTGGAAAATGGCAATCatatattttttgtctctttaatTTTGAGCTGAAATAAAAGTTGTAGCATTATGTTAACCGTGAACACTGTGAGGTTGATCCTGAGACAACATACTGTGCTGTCATACATTCTAaatgttattaatattttaaatcaaatggaCTGGGACAATCATGCACATTCTTCATTGAGGGctgaatataaaaaatgtattcagagAACGGCATCAATTTAAATGGTGTTCAAGTTATATTGCTAAACTATTTCCAAGACTACCAAAGTaataaatttgtttgttttatagtaGTTATTAGCAGGGCAGTGAACCAGAATTTTctgacaatcaatcaatcaatcaacttttatttatatagcgctgaatcatatcagaagacatttcaaagcgctttacagatagaaagccaacaatgccctccaagAGCAATCAGTTTGTTCCGAACAGAAGCAGTATTATAACGTTTCCAGTTTTAATTTCCACCCAAGAATTGACAtacctgaaccggttagaacagaAAAATATAGTCCCCAAACTGGTTAATTacattccttgtaaatataaataggtaggtaACTCTAGGACTTTTAAATGGCAATTAGGgcaattagtttacatactgtagatgtgtCCCTACagcaaacagaacaacagcactgCTCCAGTTAATTaaaagaggatggagaatcagaggaagatggagaagttgcAACAATTTATATAATGCTATGAAGTTTCAAAGTgtcaaagcttcaaagtttcagagcagagtcAGGGGAACGATGCTCTGAACGtggctgcagccaatgagttaatgtctaaatgtAACaattttttcagattgacagactgcagtgtttacctgttagaAATATAATCCAGATTGGGAAACTGGCctttccttgactgctggtgatatgTCTGTCCTTCTCTCCGCCATCATCACGCATTGAGTTAATGACAGGAATTGAAACATGAGGTCatatattttttgcaaaaacgaAAAAAAGGTATTAACCAGTTACTATTACCGGTATTTTAAATAaccgattctgttccagaactttaaaaatataaaaagtttttggttttgttttaattcctggcaaaataccaaaagtttctggtttttgttccatgaactggttcaaagccctggttatTGTCACTATTACCATTTTAGATTATTACTACAGATTTAGGAACTCAGACCTGAGACCAACCTTCAGCAGGGGAAGAGGATTGACATATTTTAGAGCTATTTCACATAAATTTGTACACCATGAAATATTTGTTAATCATAATACTTAGATGTCCTCTAGATATCAAAACACTGTGATGAACGAATACTACTTATTTTTATGACTGCATCAAGGAGCAACAGTGATATCTCAAATAATGTCAGATGGAAATGTAATCATACTGTGACAATGGAATAAGTAATTAAGGAGTCATTACTACGTTTAGGAGACAGGCATTAGGACAGATATGAAGTAAAAACGGCGCCTGGTTTGCAGCCAACTTAAAGCGCATCATGAGACTCCGTCCTGTACGACTCTAATTACATTTAACTGaacaccagaaccagaaactGAGCGGATGTGTTTAAACACAAGCACCGAGCTGCTGCATTCAGATAGCTGTTGGCTCGATGGCTCTCTTTGGCAGCGAACAACGACAAAATGCGGCACTGAGCGACAGGCATCATCCCCGACTCCACCAGCAGACATCGAAGCCCTCCGCCCGCTGAGGGAGGTTTATAGCTCGGGCAGCTCATCGACAACGTCGAGGATACACATCCAAGACATCTCAAGTCAACAACAGGGTCCGAAGACACCCGGTTTTTAGCAGCtaatgaaatcaaatgaaaagaatGGTTTTGGTAGCTGAAGCGAAGGGAACGGGTCGGCGTAAGAGGAAGGAAACAATGAAGGTTTGAAGCTTAGCTATGTAGTGCGACATATCACAATGGTGCACATTTTTAATAGTGATGCACAAAGCGCTGGAGGGTAAATCTCGTTTTATCTGCCCACAGTCACATCACAGAGCCAGCTAACCGGGGTGGTGGTGGCAGTGAGCTAGCGCCGCACACTCATTAACTGTAGCCGCATTGTCTTCCGTTCTATCGTTGTCTGCGACTgtgattcaaattcaaaaatcaaaatcggggtttttttttcaaaaagaacaCATAGAGCACTCTAATCACAAAACacagatccaaaaaaaaagtatttaaaacgAAACCCGCGGCCCGGGGCTAGCAAGAATCACACACTCACCGCTGCTGCTGTCCCAGTTCTCGATGTAACGGAACTTCCGTTTCGGGCCTCACGCGAGCAGGGGACGCAGCCAACGCGCAGTGATGACGTCACACGCAGCCAGCCCGTGAAGTCAGCTTCTGATTAGCTTTCGTTACACTTGGAGATTCtacaataataagaataataataacaataacaagtTATAGCTCTCTGTGCTACCTAGTACAACGTGTAAAATATTATAAAGTCACTACATAAAATAAAGAGCTGATTATAAGAAATTTAAGTAAACTGGTAGATATttagtacagtatttatttgaTGTACAATATTATAGGTTGTCATTTGCATTGTAAAGTAAATCCAACATCCTATCAAACGTATTGTTTTAACTTGCATGAACATGAAACttgtaattatatttacaaaacCATATTCAGTCTATAAAAAATCAATCTGTTTATGCAGAGAGCAATAGCAGAAAgacagcattaaaaaataagatttgGGATTTTATGTAATTCATTAATCCCTGTCGAGATTAATACATCAAATACACATACAGACCCAGGACCATTCACGTGTAAATAATGGCTGTACTGTATCTTGGAATGAAGGGCAGCCACATGGTGGCACCTTGTAAGAGGTTTTCAGGATTTGGTGTCTTGCTTAACGGCACACTGCTCAGGAAGTGAACTGACACCTTTAGTAAGTGCTTAATTGAATTAACCAGTGtctcagtttgttttgtttgcattgtGTGGATTCTTTGAAGAGGATgcaattcttatttttatggcaTTAACAGCTGCAAACCCCAGTACAGTATTAAGGTGTTACTGCAGTGAAGCTCAGCTTGTTCATGCTATTGCAAATGAAGTCAAGGAGTAGACGTCCACTGCAGGAAGCCTCAGATGTGGTTCAATCCTGAAACTCAGTACCCTCGTACCGCTCTATCAGCTCCTCACCATGCTGCTGCTGGGAATTTCTCTCATGACCTATAGGAAATACTCAGTAGTAGACAGCAAATGATGTAAGCAATAATATGCCAAGACTTTCAAATTTTTAGCATGTATCCAGAAAATCTTAGAAGATGTATTTTTTCATTGAGATATCTTTGTTCTGCAGATTCTATAGCTAAACATCCTTGGGAGAAGCTACCTATGAGTCAGGAAGTAAACATGGCAAAACAAATCATCAAACAGACACTTCATTTACGTTCAACAATAAGTGCTTTATTTTTAGAGTGGCTGACACATTATTGAAGTGATGGATATTCTTAGACATACGTATATAAGAGTGTACAGGTTGAACTGATGTGTTTAAGTTATCGTGCATGTAATAGGAAGAATTTGCCCATATTAAGCCTTTACTCTTTATTGCCATagaaaacagagcaacatcttGGCACATCCCAACACATTGGAGGTTCTCTGTCCTCACAATTCCATGATCAGTCCTGGTTAAGCTTAACCGACCTGTCGGTACGCAGAGTTGGACTCATCCTTGACTCTTTGACAACTGTCAAGCAGACGCATCTGTATCCTCATcttcccttctcctcttcctgcgACTCTTGAAAGCATTCAGGAAATAAAGTTGGTTTGAGGGATGATGCTCTCCAGTTTATGATCGGCAGGATTTGCTGCTGCCTCGTAGTTACAGATGGTCACTTCATGTCTGTGAGCCTGGAAGCACAAAGGGAAAAGTATGTAGACTTGAAGCAGGGACAATTATTCATAGAGTAGGCTGAGATTTTTAACAAAGCAGAAGGCAAAGttgtttgtactgtatttcagtTTTGAGTTGATttccatttgtattttattacagTTTAATTTTTAGACCAAACTTTTCTTTCAACAGTGATAATGTGATAACAACATTCACTCATTAACAGCAGTGAAAACAATGTGACTAAAAGTGGCATATGAAATTTGAATATGTCAGTTCCTCTCTCAAGATAAAATACCGACATTAACTGCTTTGGACACAATAATTCAGAATAATTCCTCTGAAGACCTCGAGCCTCAAGCGCAGACTGACCTCAGAGTATTCTCCCCTCAGACCTATGTAGTAGATCCTGGTGCAGTCTGATCCGAAGTTCTTTGAGATGTGAATGGAGAGGTGCTGGACACTGGAAAAACGAGTAATCCTGGGAGTCatgacagaaaagaacaaactCATACTCACAGGGAGAAAAAAGCCACTCCTGAGAATACTTTGACAATATGATTTCAACACATGCATGTAAGTGTTGTCAAGTATGACATCCTGGGACAGAATAAAAAACCCTTGATTCCACTTTTGTTTTACAAGCTTCTTTGGCTAGATCACAAATATTGGATTTCTTTGCATCATATCAGTGTCAGTATTTCAAATTCCAATCTTATTTTGTCTCTTTATGTGGAAAATCTTTCAGACCATCAGGAATATTAGTCATGAGCAAATCAAAATGTTCTGAAGTTTAAAAGATCCACAAATCAGGCAGTTCATTGGGACTGAGATCCATCCACAGATAAGAgcataaaatcaaaatgtgcTCTCACTGACATTTAAGCATTACTGTTAGTCAACAGAAAAGCCTTCAGGCTGGAACCGAAAGTGATTGATCACAACACTGTTAACAAGCAAAAAACATTATCATTACATACTTTACCCATATAAATCCATCTTCTCAGATGTCATGTAGCGAAATAGTCAAATGGATAAAGAGATTACAACACTCCCTTTCAGTGGGAAGAGGTTTAAAAACAAGTTCAACCACACCCACCGTCACGGATTATGAACTACTTTGTAAAAACAAGAGTTTTGATGATGATAAGTCTATCAGGTCACTCAAAACTAttggaatttttaaaatcccAAACGGACATGAAGCATTAATTTGGGATCCTGATGCAACCACCGAAACTGTGTCTATGCTCACTTTGTTGGGTACTCCAGCTCGGCGTGAGGATCTCTGTTGAGTCTGAAGGCTTGTTCAGGTTCTCTGCCGGTGTCGTCAAAGGACATCTGAGGGATGTTTTTAAATCTGGGGAGTAAAATATTCATGAACACGCTGTTCGTGAGGGAACAGACAGCACTTGAACTGCTGATCAGTGACAGCATCTGAAACAATAATTTAGAttcatgctttttgttttgacagAAGCTGCATAATCAGCCCGACACTTGTTTTCTGTAATGCTGACATTGaatttatgaattaaaaaatgggGATTTATAAATGGGGAGATGaccatatacatttaaaagtcAGTTCACATCTGTGTCCTCCCTTCTTAATGACAAGACACTCACAGTCGTATTTCCGCTGGATGAGAGTCATTGTCTTCTCCAGAGATGATGATACCCTTCAGCTTCACATTGCCAGTAAAACTGAAATCACACCCATCACAACAACAGCAGGGTGGAAAAGGAGAGAGACATGATCAGAAGGCTGCGAAAGATTAGAAACAAAACATCGGCGCTTGATGAAAGTGGCAAAATTAAAGtggaacaagaaacaaaagacTAAAGGTTCATCTGTTCATTATAAGAAAATCATCCTGTATCTTTACTTTTGTGTAGTCAACCTTCCAAATATACTTTAATTAATGTGTATACAGgaagcaaaataaatattcagGGGAACTACGATGGTAATAATGTTTAGAACTTACGGAATATTGAACAGCAGCTCTTCATCGGTATCGCTCTCCACGTactgaaagaaatgaaggagAATCTTTTGAGTTTTCACAGAAAACCATCCCTGGAAAAACCAACTCAACCCACATCCAGCAGTTCAACAATTTAATATCAGCTTATTTTAAAGCCACAACAACTCATTTATacatcacaaaaataaaaaataaaatctagagGTGTAATAATGTTTACTTCAATATGTACTGATATCGCCAGCTCTACAGTATATCAGTACATAGGCGGCTTCTTGCCATCTTATGGGACCAGTTTTTAACAAATTTTGTCTTCTAACTAGGAATGTATTGCATACATCTAAACACTTCCTATGTCATATCTCTTTCTGGACTCAGGTGTCTCTCGTTAGTCAGTCTGATCTTTTCTGGTACAACTCCCTCAACATCTCCGGTACTTCAGTAAATGTCCTACGTTTCTACCGAATTCTTCTGTCGTCCATCCCAGCCATAGAATGtaaataaacagattttttcCAGTGTAATTCTTAAGTACAAGTCTGTAGTACTTGACATGAGTTGTATCCTATGCTACTTTATAACTATACTCTAGTCGTTAATTTGCATATTtggagaaataaataacaaactcTAAAACAACAGAGGACTGGTGAAAATGAAGGCGTGGTGTCACTAATAAAGgacttaattattattattattattattaatttttgaaACTTGTAACAGCTCAGGAGAATTATCATTTGCAGGAAGTCAGATGTGAGGCTTCCTCTTTCCACCGtgaattagcaaaaaaaaataaaaaaaattcagaacaaAACGGGCCATatatgattaaaattaaaaaaatgacacaaggGGTCTACGACCTCATTGAAAtgtagcatttttattttaccttgTATACTATTGTGATCCCctgagggaaattaagacagtaCACTCTATTTTGTCACATGTCTCGTGTTCATCATGTGTTTCTGTACAATAGCCTCAAATtcaaaacatgaatgaaaatgtaaattaaaaccCAATAAAATCTAATACTAACGAATCAAATCAAAAATGGCATGACCCAACCGTTAAAATTAAGACCTTTACCAACATTTGATGAAGACAATAAAACACTATCTGGTCGTTCACTGATTCTAAACTGTAATGTTACACCGGTCTTCTTACTtttcctgatttattttcatgctAACACATTTGTAGTTCTttcagcagcttcctgttgtCTCGCGCGCTCATAAGTagatgattgtttttgttttaataactgCGTAGCTGCAGCATGGCCGCCGCGGACCCCACAGGAGCTTCCGCTCCAGGGGACTCACAGCTGATAAACCGCCACCCCACGGACATTACCTTGTCCCGTTCGTTCCGCTGGTCCCACGGCTTAAACACCAGCTTTCCGTCCCCGTCTCTGCTCTCGTTCAGGCACTGCAGCTTGTCAACGTCGATCCGCTGGTACAGTCCGTATTCCAGGCCCCTCTCTGCCGGCTCATGCTCAGCTTCGCACACGCAGCCGTGGCTGTGACCGTGGCCAGACATCACGGAGCTCAAAAACTGCTTTCTGTCTCCGGTGGAGCGGACAAGGCCAAATGCCACAAGACCCTTCTTTGAAAGTATTGAATAAAGTGTAAGTTTCCTCGATAGTACTTCAGGAGACAGTATCAGACTGCATGGAGAGAGACGGGAAACACTTCCGGTTCACGGATTTCAAAATAAGGTGTCGATGAAGGATCTAAATTAAAGCTGTTAAACATTACGAATACATATACTGGACCGTACATTAAAATCTGATACACTCCTATGTGCACATATTGTTCCGTAATGTTATGACATTAAAAGTGACACCTCAAACTATGCAGTGCGTGGACTGAGAGAACGCCGGCCGGCCTCAGGGCTCACAGTACGAGCTGCAGCACAGCCTTCTATGTAttattcatctattttttttattttggaaggatcccaaatctcattataccatgtatagtgacaataaaggctttctatttcttttatttcatggaGGCGAAGGTGGAGCCTATCACAGTCGACTTCCGTAGGAGGCGGGTCCAACGAGTCGTCACATGACCAAATACAATCAAAGCCCCTCACTCACGACCCAAACGCTGTTAGACACGTGACATGCTCTTTGTGACAGTAAGTTAGCTTAAAAAAGTTTGTTAGCTCCTCATAGTAACACTGAAAAACTGATAAAGCTGTTGTTTACTAGAAATACAAACCCATATTGAAATACCAGTCGCAACAGGTCAATGTACTCAACATGGAGTGTAATTGCAGTTAATTCTATTACTGTTATTCATATCATATTTATGATGGTGTTTATTACTCATCTATATTTGCAatgtaaaaaccaaacaaatgttGACAAATCCATGCGGactaaaatgtgcaaaaactGACTTCAAAATGTAGCAACAGTATAATTAGAAAATCATAAAGGTATAATAAATATAAGCATTTGTGTACTTTAAATGTGTTCTGTCATTTACAGAGGAAATCATTTTTCAAGGTTTCACAGAATGTTTGTATTGGTtgataaataacaaaacaatattCAAGGGCAAAAagtcaattttaataaaaatgaccatataacatgttttaaaatctaataaaattaCAATTGTGAATCTACTTTCTTTCAGGCCCATGTTGGGCGCCAGGTCCCAGTGTTGAAAATAAATACGTCTCATGATTGTTGCAGACTTCCTATCAAACTTCTTATTATTAAATTTCCATGTTggctctttgtttttgtcacagtgAAGCAGATTTAAACAAGGACACACTCAACAGCAGGAAAACATGTATGAAgccacagcagggttaaaataagtataaaataacatgtttttttgcttgttttgatTCTTATAAAGTCAAAAATTATGTATCTGTCGGCCACATAATTCATCATCTCATGAGCATCATACAAGCCGTTAAAGGAGAAATCATGAGCAAAAGATTTTTCCAATATAGTGTATAATTTTGGTGgaactgaaacatttttatatataaaaagtaAGACTACCTGATTCATTGTCAATTCCAGTTTAAAAGGAAATTCATGTGCTGGAACATgtattcttttgtttcttctcgCTAAAGTGAGATGATAGATGATAATGAATACTGCTCTCAAGCCTGTATAATCACCATGAAGCTGCACCCAGCATCTGGTCAGCCAGGTAACGTCTGTCAGGGAGCCCCTCTAATGCCACTCTCGCACATTATTTACCAAATTACTAAAGTTAAGCCTTGTTTATACAGACTTTCATCTGATTCACATAACATCCATGACCTCTATGACACACAGAATTATAAGTATTACTTACagtctaaaatgttttttatgtttcaaaTATATGACATGTTCATTAAAAGCTTTTTAAGTGCTGGCAGGTGAAATCTGTTACTAATGGAAAGAGTCAGGCTCATTATTGATGTGTTTCCAGCCCTGATGTTGTTAGGTAAGCTAACAACACTGCTGCTGGCTGTAACTTCATGGGGTGTACAgttcatttcatctttctattcctgctacagaacaaaaaaagatcaagtgtttgtgtgtgcatcctTTGCGTCTTATATTAAAACAGTACCGTTTTAATTTTCCTCTGACAGTCACTGAAGATTTAAATACATATATGAAAACCCCCCTAACAGATACCaccaattaaataaataataaaaccatttttccattgataatgaaaattaatttgatatGCTTTCTAGGTAAACTTGACGGTGGTGTATGTATGAAGGGACGAAGGGATCTTCAATAGCATGGttctaaagttaaattaaaaacagctgGAATTCATAAAATACATTCAGTCTTTTTCACACTATCGGCGGGAAAATCTATTCTTGAAAGCTTTGATAGTTTTGGCCATCATGGGGGCAATTTCTGCAGGATGAAAAGAAACAGAGGAACAGAAGAACTCAATATAATTCTAGTTCTGTTTACAATCCTGAAACACAGTTCTGCACCGTCAACACACTCACTTTTAACCTGTGGCTTGTCCCGAGCAGCATGCCcaactcctcctccacctcctcctggtgTTAATGAGCGAGATGAGCTTGGAGGAGGCTCATGCTGTGAGGAGGAGAAGCGGCTTGATTCACCAGAACACACAATGGTCGCTGGCCTTATCCTGAAAAACACGATAAGAGGCAAAAGCAATCGTACCAAATCTAAACTTAAAGTAAATGCAACAAATTATTGATCTAAATCACAAAACATAGAAAACAACAATATATATTCACTCATTTAttgtctaccgcttcatccgctgtcgcggggagctggagcctatcccaactgactgAGGATGTGAGGCGGGGGAGactctgggcacgatgccagtgcaccacggagccacacagggACAAACACgcatacactcacacctatgggcaatttggaacagccaattaacatgaagtgcatgtttttggaggtgggaggaagccagagaacctggagagaacccatgcagacacggggagaacatgtaaactccaaacagagcgggactcaaacccaagAACCGCTTTGCTGTGCAGTAACACTACTACTCACTGCGCCCCACTCAATATTTCAcaaatgtatatttaaattattatgtgAGATGATCAAAAAAGGAAGCCAGGTGAGTCCTGTCATTTTCATTGAAAACACTTCAGGAGGTTTGTTGTGTTTCGACCCGTCAAGTCATCTTTTCCCCACCTCTCATttctgattattttaaaaataaaacagtgccACCCTGTGGGGAGGATGTGTATGCAAACTCCACCACCATGGAGCGGCAGGGGGCCTAACCATCCATTTCTCTTCTGCTACTGGAAGCTAAGCTGTTGTGTGTATAGTAATGTATACTGACAAAGATACTGATATGAACCAAACGCTTCGAGTTTGTGAATCAAACACTTCAGTTTGTGAATCAAGCTTGTTTTATAAACAGCTGGTCAGGATTTTTGGTTCTGGAGGTGTCGAAACGTGAGAAATCCTGCCTGACACTGGGCTCACATGGTCCATCGGTTTACACTGTGTATTTATGTTGTATTGTGACAGCGTCAGCTGGTGTGTACTGACTTGATGGGAGCTGCAGCGGCTGTGGACGCAGCTGTAGACGAACCACTTGTGGTGCCAAACTTCTCCTGCCGGCGGCGGACGTCACGTGGCGGTTTAGCAACGGAGTTCACAAATGCCATCTTAACCTGCCGCCCTGCCAAGACAGCAGAATAAATTTTAAGTAATCTGTGTCCTTTTTAAAGATTAAGAAATATTAGCACATACCAGATCTTGattaatgtaaaacaaaaagccaTTAAACCTGCGATAAACAGGAAGGAGAAATGTGACAAACATTTAGAGCCAAAAAACTCCCGCCAGTAGTTTCCTACCTTTTGGCTTGTTGGCGTGCGCTGAGGAGATGTTCTGTGTGAGCAGCCGCAGTCGTTCCTCGCGCTCGTCGTGTAGCCTCAGATACATCTCCCTCCACGACTCGTATTCTTGAGGAGACTCTCGCTTAAAGTCACGCTGACAGTGACGCATCCACAGCTCGTCAGAATCCTCAGTAAACCACTGAAAGAAGAAGGACCAATGACGAGGGACCTCACTATTCTACTCTTCCTactcatttcacttctcaatcTATAGGTTGCGGATGGACGGTGAATAACTTAATGCCTTGTAAAACTAAGTCAATCAGAAAGATTCAGAGGTAAAATGTAGACAATGCATAATGACAGAATAACAGGAATGTATCTGCTGCTCTGAGAGGGAGAAAGATGTCATTTCATCAAGGCTGTGCAGCACATTCACCTTCAGGATGTTGGCTGATGTGCTttgaagtttttatttgaatattttaacatgtttatcAAATCAATGTTTAGCCTTTTGAGTGGCCAGattataattttaaatgtacagCCTACCTGTGGAAGAAAGGATTACTTTTTCCTTTCTTACACCAATGGTTTTAATGAGAACAGTTGTCAGGCACAACCTTTTCTACTTTAAAAATTGCACGATGAGGCACAAAAGTCTGAAGGTTTATCAACTCTCAACACTTTGTGACATGAAAATCTGATCAGACTGTAGTGTTCATTTGGATGAAGCCTTCATTCAAGAAACACTAGGGTCAAATGTTCTAGAGTGTGAGGAACACTGACGTTTCAGACTTGGTTTTAACATGAAGgttaaaattacatttaggTACAGAACAGAGTGCAGGTTAGAGATACACTACACTCTTCTCTGAAACagactgttatttgtgtgtgtgtgtgtgtgtgtgtgtgtgtgtgtgtgtgtgtgtgtgtgtgtgtgtgtgtgtgtgtgtgtgtgtgtgtgtgtgtgtgtgtgtgtgtgtgtgtgtgtgtgtgtgtgtgtgtgtgtgtgtgtgtgtgtggtacctGGTTACTCTGCTCAATGCGGTACAACTGCTCTGGTGTACATCGCTCTAGCACAGGTTCTAGGATCTCAAATGGGACTCCACCCACCTCTGCGATTGCTAAAAAAGCACAAGAATGTGTTTTAGCCAACTTTACATACCAGCTGAGTAACAATGGGGGAGTACATGGCTGTCAGGAACTATTCAGTTGATTTTTAAGACTTTCTCCTTGTGTTTGGGTTTTTGCAGAAAGccttgctcttttttttctacacatGACATAAAACTCTTGAGTGGCATTTaatctaaaaattaaaataacacaaataccaCATTAAATCCACATCGTATGGTGTGTAAAGTTGTTGAACTTCTCTGGGCATCAACGGAAGTTCTTGTGCTACTTACTGGGATACTCAAACTGCGACAAATGTATTGTTCCTGGTGTATCTGCACAGAAATAATTACAAAGCAGCTCCACTCACAGTCAATGTTGTTCTGCAGCACACGGATACACTGCTCAAATAAGGTCATCATCTTGGGCAAGTAAGAAGTCTTAGCGCCTGAGTAGACCGACATCTTAGAGTTGAATCGCTTCCCTGTGAAGCCAGCATCCTCCTCGTCATTGTGGAAAGGAACTGAAAGTTAAGGTTGATACCACAACAGAGAGTAGGATGAGATCCTGGTGAGTGGACTTAAACAGCTCACAATCACAgaacaagaacaaataaaacacagattcCAAAACTGCTGCGATGCTTTAACATGGTT of the Antennarius striatus isolate MH-2024 chromosome 14, ASM4005453v1, whole genome shotgun sequence genome contains:
- the pithd1 gene encoding PITH domain-containing protein 1, whose amino-acid sequence is MSGHGHSHGCVCEAEHEPAERGLEYGLYQRIDVDKLQCLNESRDGDGKLVFKPWDQRNERDKYVESDTDEELLFNIPFTGNVKLKGIIISGEDNDSHPAEIRLFKNIPQMSFDDTGREPEQAFRLNRDPHAELEYPTKITRFSSVQHLSIHISKNFGSDCTRIYYIGLRGEYSEAHRHEVTICNYEAAANPADHKLESIIPQTNFIS